In Geobacter anodireducens, a genomic segment contains:
- a CDS encoding cytosine methyltransferase, translated as MAKNNQIKDLPIVAEEEEIYSARVHGRLSPEKFSPRVIDLFCGAGGMTLGFTKFTNHVFTPVWANDFNAYAARTYNRNFGNHCVVGDIVEILERPETVIPKADVVIGGPPCQGFSLLNKFRNGDPRKQLWRPFMEVVKRSGASVFVMENVPQLLESHEYVEIKHVAHEMGFQIRKAKLCAADYGVPQIRWRAFIIGCSFTNPAAVFPPKKTNFKPNNGYRKAFSEEFDSYTENPHIWKTVRDAISDLPEPVGTEVRDATPPLDLHFGRTPTPTSIARYKAIPEEGMNRFDLQRFAPHLTPACWIRKTSGGTDLFGRLWWDRPSVTIRTEFFKPEKGRYLHPVQNRPITHREAARLQSFPDDFTFLGTKVEIAKQIGNAVPPLLAARIADAVYALLLTKGIHECRTSSARKNEAGLCPEFQEAIQSLRL; from the coding sequence ATGGCAAAAAACAATCAGATTAAAGACTTACCGATTGTTGCTGAGGAGGAAGAAATCTATTCCGCGCGGGTCCATGGTCGGCTGTCGCCGGAAAAGTTTTCTCCGCGAGTGATCGACCTTTTCTGTGGAGCAGGTGGTATGACGCTTGGCTTCACAAAATTCACGAATCACGTCTTTACACCTGTTTGGGCGAACGACTTCAACGCGTACGCGGCGCGAACGTACAACCGGAACTTCGGTAATCACTGTGTCGTAGGTGATATCGTTGAAATACTGGAAAGGCCGGAGACGGTGATCCCTAAGGCTGACGTGGTTATCGGCGGTCCACCGTGTCAGGGATTCAGCCTTCTTAACAAATTTCGAAACGGGGACCCGAGAAAGCAACTTTGGCGTCCTTTCATGGAAGTCGTTAAAAGATCAGGGGCCTCCGTGTTTGTGATGGAAAACGTGCCTCAACTTCTTGAGTCCCACGAATACGTCGAGATAAAACATGTGGCTCATGAAATGGGTTTCCAGATTCGAAAGGCAAAGCTGTGCGCTGCGGATTACGGCGTGCCGCAGATTCGCTGGCGTGCCTTCATCATCGGTTGCAGCTTCACGAATCCTGCTGCCGTTTTTCCCCCCAAAAAAACGAACTTCAAGCCGAACAACGGATATCGCAAGGCGTTTTCGGAAGAGTTCGATTCATACACTGAAAACCCGCACATTTGGAAGACCGTCAGAGATGCAATAAGTGATCTTCCTGAACCGGTTGGAACGGAAGTCAGGGATGCTACTCCTCCGCTGGACCTTCATTTCGGTCGCACACCGACTCCGACCAGCATAGCCAGGTATAAGGCGATCCCTGAAGAGGGAATGAACCGCTTCGATCTCCAGCGCTTTGCCCCCCACCTGACTCCTGCATGCTGGATACGGAAAACTTCGGGGGGAACGGATCTCTTCGGTCGGCTTTGGTGGGATCGTCCCTCGGTGACGATTAGGACAGAATTTTTTAAGCCGGAAAAGGGACGTTATCTTCATCCGGTCCAAAATCGGCCGATAACGCACCGTGAGGCGGCGCGGCTGCAGTCATTCCCGGACGACTTCACTTTTCTCGGCACCAAGGTCGAAATCGCAAAACAGATCGGAAATGCCGTCCCGCCTCTACTCGCCGCCAGGATCGCGGATGCGGTATACGCACTGCTGCTCACGAAAGGTATTCACGAATGTCGGACGTCTTCAGCAAGGAAAAACGAAGCTGGATTATGTCCAGAATTCCAAGAGGCAATACAAAGCCTGAGATTGTAG
- a CDS encoding 4-hydroxybenzoate octaprenyltransferase — MVSEEGLEKGMFAKIRVFLEMIKFSHTVFALPFAFTGAVLAAGGMPSAHQVFWILMAMVGARTAAMGMNRLIDAEIDARNPRTASRAIPAGLIGTGTVILFIVLSILLMLYAAWQLNPLCLYLSPVSLFFLWLYSYCKRFTSLAHVVLGICLAAAPLGAWIAIRGTVEVPAILLGLAVLFWVAGFDILYALQDLDFDRASGLHSIPVRLGVNGSLWAARVFHLVMLGLLAGLYLSAGLGPWFLAGLAATITMLGYEHWLLRHGDLTKLDAAFFTMNGYISITLFVATLADVLAGRGGA; from the coding sequence ATGGTGAGCGAGGAAGGGCTGGAGAAGGGTATGTTTGCCAAGATCAGAGTATTTCTGGAGATGATCAAGTTTTCCCACACGGTGTTCGCCCTGCCGTTCGCCTTTACCGGCGCGGTGCTGGCGGCCGGCGGCATGCCGTCGGCGCACCAGGTGTTCTGGATTCTGATGGCGATGGTGGGGGCGCGGACCGCCGCCATGGGCATGAACCGCCTGATCGACGCCGAGATCGACGCCCGGAACCCCCGTACCGCGAGCCGCGCCATCCCGGCAGGGCTCATCGGCACGGGCACGGTGATCCTTTTCATCGTGCTCTCCATTCTGCTCATGCTCTACGCTGCCTGGCAGCTCAACCCGCTCTGCCTCTATCTTTCGCCCGTGTCCCTTTTCTTTCTGTGGCTCTATTCGTACTGCAAGCGGTTCACCTCCCTGGCCCACGTGGTGCTCGGCATCTGCCTGGCAGCCGCGCCGCTGGGTGCCTGGATCGCCATCAGGGGCACGGTGGAGGTGCCGGCGATCCTGCTGGGGCTCGCGGTCCTCTTCTGGGTGGCCGGGTTCGATATCCTCTATGCCCTCCAGGATCTGGACTTTGACCGCGCCAGCGGGCTCCATTCAATCCCGGTCCGGCTCGGGGTAAACGGTTCTCTCTGGGCAGCCCGGGTCTTTCATCTGGTCATGCTGGGGCTCCTGGCCGGGCTCTACCTGAGCGCGGGGCTCGGCCCCTGGTTCCTGGCCGGCCTGGCCGCCACCATCACCATGCTCGGCTATGAGCACTGGCTCCTGCGCCACGGCGACCTGACCAAGCTCGATGCAGCCTTTTTCACCATGAACGGCTACATCAGCATCACGCTGTTCGTAGCAACCCTGGCCGATGTGCTGGCGGGACGGGGGGGCGCATGA
- a CDS encoding aromatic acid decarboxylase, translating to MSGRHVVLAITGASGAVYGLRLGRELLAAGCRLTLLISRPGFTVIREECGLDWGDWPHETLAALEEYFRPPPGMLAYHAEDDLMAPVASGSRAPDAMVVCPCSMGSLARIAAGLSSTLPERCADVTLKEGRPLVLVPRETPLSAIHLENMLKLARLGVRIVPAMPGFYHGPRTLDDLVGFVVGKVLDALQIPHELFTRWGDASRVEE from the coding sequence ATGAGCGGGCGGCACGTGGTCTTGGCCATCACCGGCGCATCCGGCGCAGTGTACGGGCTTCGCCTGGGGCGTGAGCTCCTGGCTGCCGGTTGCCGGCTCACCCTCCTGATCAGCCGGCCGGGCTTTACCGTCATTCGGGAAGAGTGCGGCCTCGATTGGGGGGATTGGCCCCATGAGACCCTGGCCGCCCTGGAGGAGTACTTCCGGCCCCCCCCGGGGATGCTCGCCTACCATGCGGAGGACGATCTCATGGCTCCGGTGGCGAGCGGTTCCCGTGCGCCCGACGCCATGGTCGTTTGCCCCTGCTCCATGGGGAGCCTGGCCCGGATCGCGGCGGGCCTTTCGAGTACCCTCCCGGAGCGGTGTGCCGACGTGACCCTCAAGGAGGGGAGACCCCTGGTGCTGGTGCCGCGGGAGACCCCCTTGTCGGCCATCCACCTGGAAAATATGCTGAAACTGGCGCGGCTCGGGGTGCGGATCGTGCCGGCCATGCCCGGTTTCTACCACGGACCGCGCACCCTGGACGACCTGGTCGGTTTCGTGGTGGGCAAGGTGCTGGACGCACTTCAGATTCCCCATGAGCTGTTCACCCGCTGGGGTGACGCATCCCGGGTGGAGGAGTGA
- a CDS encoding aminofutalosine synthase MqnE, translated as MSISLATLSDRVHGGERISDEEALFLFESRDPLAVGELAAAVNRRRNGDRVFFNVNRHINHTNICVNRCSFCAFYRAADEPGAYLYDLEEIRNRAAEAHAQGATEIHIVGGLHPDLPFDFYLAMLRTVKEVSPDLHVKAFTAVEIEYLSRLAGLSTAETLAVLKEAGLGSLPGGGAEIFAPAVRNRLCPEKISGDKWLAIMEEVHRAGLKSNATMLYGHIESYADRVDHMRRLRELQDRTGGFQVFIPLAFQKENNPLGHLKRPGPGGVDALLTLAVARIYLDNFANIKAYWVMLGVKIAQTSLAFGVNDLDGTVVEEKIGHDAGAASPQTMGRDEIVSLIRTAGRVPVERDTLYNELRVY; from the coding sequence ATGAGCATTTCATTGGCGACACTTAGCGACAGGGTCCATGGCGGCGAACGGATCAGCGACGAGGAGGCACTGTTCCTCTTCGAGAGCCGCGACCCCCTGGCCGTGGGAGAACTGGCCGCGGCCGTGAACCGCCGCCGCAACGGCGACCGGGTCTTCTTCAACGTGAACCGGCACATCAACCACACGAACATCTGCGTCAACCGCTGCTCCTTCTGTGCCTTCTACCGCGCCGCCGACGAGCCCGGGGCATACCTCTACGACCTGGAGGAGATCCGCAACCGCGCGGCCGAGGCCCATGCCCAGGGAGCCACCGAGATTCACATCGTGGGCGGCCTCCACCCCGATCTTCCCTTCGACTTCTATCTCGCCATGCTCCGGACCGTTAAGGAGGTCTCTCCGGACCTCCACGTGAAGGCCTTTACCGCGGTGGAGATCGAGTACCTGTCGCGGCTCGCCGGCCTTTCGACGGCCGAAACCCTGGCCGTGCTGAAGGAGGCGGGACTCGGCTCGCTCCCCGGCGGCGGGGCGGAAATCTTCGCCCCGGCCGTGCGCAACCGGCTCTGTCCCGAGAAGATCTCCGGCGACAAGTGGCTGGCCATTATGGAGGAGGTCCACCGGGCCGGGCTCAAATCCAATGCCACCATGCTCTACGGCCACATCGAGAGCTACGCGGACCGCGTGGACCACATGCGCCGCCTGCGTGAGCTCCAGGACCGCACCGGCGGTTTCCAGGTCTTCATTCCCCTGGCTTTCCAGAAGGAGAACAACCCCTTGGGGCACCTGAAACGCCCCGGTCCCGGAGGGGTCGATGCCCTGCTCACCCTGGCCGTGGCCCGCATCTACCTGGACAATTTCGCCAATATCAAGGCCTACTGGGTCATGCTCGGGGTAAAGATCGCCCAGACCTCCCTGGCCTTCGGGGTGAACGATCTGGACGGCACGGTGGTGGAGGAGAAGATCGGCCATGATGCCGGCGCCGCTTCCCCCCAGACCATGGGGCGCGACGAAATCGTCTCCCTGATCCGCACGGCCGGCCGGGTGCCGGTGGAGCGGGATACACTGTACAATGAACTGCGGGTGTACTGA
- a CDS encoding dehypoxanthine futalosine cyclase — MPIRAMEKAAAGELLTRAEALSLLTEGDLLALGRLADAVRRRMHPENLVTFVVDRNVNYTNVCESKCKFCAFYRDEGAPDAYLLAEEAIFAKIAELVDHGGTQLLMQGGLHPQLGIDWFEDLFRGIKARFPQVQNHSLSPAEITQIATVSKLTIPETVRRLREAGLDSIPGGGAEILVDSVRQEISPRKIGWEGWAAVMREAARQGMATTATMMFGSRETPEDIVEHLFRVRELQAAGGSFTAFIPWTYQPGNTELGGTGATGVEYLRVLALSRIVLDNIPSIQASWVTQGAAMAQVSLFFGANDLGGTMLEENVVAAAGCTFRMSREEMVELIREAGFRAAQRTTLYSIIREY; from the coding sequence ATGCCGATACGTGCCATGGAAAAAGCCGCCGCCGGGGAACTCCTCACGCGGGCCGAAGCGCTCAGCCTCCTGACGGAGGGGGATCTCCTCGCCCTGGGCCGGCTCGCCGATGCTGTCCGCCGGAGGATGCATCCGGAGAATCTGGTTACCTTCGTGGTGGACCGCAACGTCAACTACACCAACGTCTGCGAGTCCAAGTGCAAGTTTTGCGCGTTCTACCGTGACGAGGGAGCTCCCGACGCCTATCTGCTGGCCGAGGAGGCCATCTTCGCCAAGATCGCCGAGCTGGTGGACCACGGCGGGACCCAGCTCCTCATGCAGGGGGGGCTCCATCCCCAGTTGGGGATCGACTGGTTCGAGGACCTTTTCCGGGGGATCAAGGCCCGCTTTCCGCAGGTACAGAACCATTCACTCTCGCCGGCGGAGATCACCCAGATCGCCACGGTTTCGAAGCTCACCATCCCGGAGACGGTGCGCCGGCTTCGGGAGGCGGGGCTCGACTCCATTCCCGGCGGCGGCGCCGAGATCCTGGTGGACAGCGTGCGGCAGGAAATCTCGCCCCGCAAGATCGGCTGGGAGGGCTGGGCCGCGGTCATGAGAGAGGCGGCCCGCCAGGGGATGGCCACAACGGCCACCATGATGTTCGGCAGCCGCGAGACCCCCGAGGACATCGTGGAGCACCTCTTCCGCGTCCGGGAGCTCCAGGCCGCCGGAGGGTCCTTCACCGCCTTCATCCCCTGGACCTACCAGCCGGGCAACACCGAGCTCGGCGGCACGGGGGCCACCGGCGTGGAGTACCTGAGGGTCCTGGCCCTGTCGCGGATCGTCCTCGACAATATTCCCAGCATCCAGGCCAGTTGGGTGACCCAGGGCGCAGCCATGGCCCAGGTGTCGCTCTTCTTCGGCGCCAACGACCTGGGCGGGACCATGCTGGAGGAGAACGTGGTGGCCGCGGCCGGCTGCACCTTCCGCATGAGCCGCGAGGAGATGGTGGAGCTCATCCGTGAGGCCGGGTTCCGGGCTGCCCAGAGGACGACGCTCTATTCGATAATCCGCGAGTATTGA
- a CDS encoding 16S rRNA (uracil(1498)-N(3))-methyltransferase, with the protein MRRFIDTDLDLSGKNVVVRGDLFRHMARSLRLKIDTEVILADGKGIECTGVITAVERDSLTVIISERRQVRGDEDGLWLTLCQGLPKGDKMELILQKSTELGVSEVVPFLAERSVPRISPEREQERLRRWQRVTGEAARQAGCPAVPRVQLARGLAEAVRGTDHDLKLLLWEDERTTTLAGVLAATPAPRRIAVVVGPEGGLTAAEAAEAREAGFVPVTLGRRILRTETAGIALVAILQYLYGDLGGQPHPWPAPAQPIP; encoded by the coding sequence ATGCGCCGGTTTATCGACACGGACCTGGATCTGTCGGGTAAAAACGTGGTTGTGCGGGGAGACCTTTTTCGTCACATGGCCCGGTCGCTTCGTCTGAAAATTGACACCGAGGTCATTCTCGCGGACGGGAAAGGGATCGAATGCACGGGAGTCATCACGGCCGTGGAGCGGGACAGCCTGACGGTGATCATCAGCGAGCGGCGGCAGGTCAGGGGGGATGAAGACGGCCTCTGGCTCACCCTCTGCCAGGGTCTGCCCAAAGGCGACAAGATGGAACTCATCTTGCAGAAATCCACTGAACTCGGCGTATCCGAAGTGGTCCCCTTCCTGGCCGAGCGCTCGGTGCCCCGCATTTCGCCGGAGCGGGAGCAGGAACGGTTGCGGCGCTGGCAACGGGTGACCGGAGAGGCAGCCCGCCAGGCCGGATGTCCGGCGGTACCCCGGGTACAACTGGCGCGGGGGCTGGCCGAGGCGGTTCGGGGAACGGACCACGACCTGAAGCTTCTGCTCTGGGAGGACGAACGGACCACGACCCTCGCCGGAGTCCTGGCCGCAACGCCGGCGCCGAGACGCATCGCCGTGGTGGTGGGCCCCGAGGGAGGACTCACGGCGGCCGAGGCAGCCGAGGCCCGGGAAGCGGGATTCGTTCCCGTCACCCTCGGCCGTCGGATTCTCAGAACCGAAACCGCCGGCATCGCCCTGGTGGCGATACTGCAATACCTATACGGAGACCTGGGCGGCCAGCCCCATCCTTGGCCCGCCCCGGCGCAACCGATACCATAG
- a CDS encoding ribosomal protein L11 methyltransferase: MDKQWAEVCCQVPAGLVDLLADFLVELSGNGVSIDNRALDTFTLDGIEEPDTATVRAYFDPATDMAGQLARIERFLGDNATAFGGAPIPIPTVTLIRDEDWSTGWRQHFVTTRIGRHLVIKPTWEPFTPEPGDRVIELDPGMAFGTGTHPTTRLCLEALETLGCPDRVLDVGTGSGILAIAAVRLGARQVIGTDIDPDAVIVAGENCALNGVEVELVTTPLALIPGRFDVVLANILAEDLVRMAGDLAAKVAAGGHLILSGILTERETFVVEGFDRSGLALVATSREGEWSCLVYRNRG, encoded by the coding sequence ATGGATAAACAATGGGCCGAAGTTTGCTGCCAGGTCCCGGCCGGACTGGTGGACCTGCTGGCCGATTTTCTCGTGGAACTCTCCGGCAACGGTGTCAGCATCGACAACCGGGCACTTGACACCTTCACCCTGGACGGCATCGAGGAGCCGGACACCGCCACCGTGCGGGCCTACTTCGACCCGGCAACGGACATGGCCGGGCAGCTCGCCCGGATCGAGCGGTTCCTCGGCGACAACGCGACCGCCTTCGGCGGCGCCCCCATCCCCATCCCCACCGTCACCCTCATCCGCGACGAGGACTGGTCCACCGGCTGGCGCCAACATTTCGTCACCACCCGCATCGGCCGTCACCTGGTCATCAAGCCCACCTGGGAGCCGTTCACCCCCGAACCGGGAGACCGGGTTATCGAACTGGACCCCGGCATGGCCTTCGGCACCGGCACACATCCCACCACGCGACTCTGCCTGGAGGCCCTGGAAACGCTCGGATGCCCCGACAGGGTGCTCGACGTGGGAACCGGGTCGGGCATCCTGGCCATCGCGGCCGTCCGACTGGGGGCGCGACAGGTGATCGGCACCGACATCGACCCGGACGCCGTGATCGTGGCCGGGGAGAACTGCGCCCTCAACGGCGTGGAGGTGGAGCTGGTCACCACCCCCCTGGCCCTGATTCCGGGACGCTTCGACGTGGTGCTCGCCAATATCCTGGCCGAAGACCTGGTCCGCATGGCCGGGGACCTGGCCGCAAAGGTCGCTGCCGGCGGGCACCTGATCCTTTCGGGCATCCTCACGGAGCGGGAAACCTTTGTCGTCGAGGGGTTCGACCGGAGCGGCCTCGCCCTGGTGGCAACCTCCCGGGAAGGGGAATGGAGTTGTCTCGTATACCGGAACAGGGGATGA
- a CDS encoding phosphoenolpyruvate synthase regulatory protein, protein MKRSIKHIYLLSDATGETVERVVRAALSQFRDVEARFHRVTRIRSREDVIWALGEVLREPGMVVYTLVDTELAQLLRDEAEAHGLDAIDLISPLLFKLSDFFGEAPQKEPGLLHQINSEYHKRVDAVDFTVKHDDGQDPRGLAKADFILVGVSRSSKTPLSMYLAHKGYKVANVPIVKGIDPPPELYKVDQKRVVGLIIDAERLVQIRTARLRNLGQMPRGSYADYERIEEELEFCRRLYRRNPQWLVIDVTKKSVEESAAEIIQKLGG, encoded by the coding sequence ATGAAGAGGAGCATCAAGCACATTTATCTGCTGTCTGATGCCACGGGTGAAACCGTGGAGCGGGTCGTGCGCGCCGCCCTTTCCCAGTTCCGGGACGTGGAGGCGCGCTTCCACCGGGTGACGCGGATCAGGAGCCGCGAGGATGTGATCTGGGCGCTGGGGGAGGTGCTGCGCGAGCCGGGAATGGTGGTCTACACCCTGGTCGACACGGAACTGGCCCAACTGCTGCGGGACGAGGCCGAAGCCCACGGGCTCGATGCGATCGACCTGATCAGCCCGCTCCTGTTCAAGCTGTCTGACTTTTTCGGCGAAGCGCCCCAGAAGGAGCCGGGGCTCCTCCACCAGATCAACTCCGAATACCACAAACGGGTGGATGCCGTCGACTTCACCGTAAAGCACGACGACGGCCAGGACCCGCGGGGGCTGGCAAAGGCGGATTTCATCCTGGTGGGGGTGTCGCGCTCGTCCAAGACGCCCCTCTCCATGTACCTGGCCCACAAGGGGTACAAGGTGGCCAACGTTCCCATCGTGAAGGGGATCGATCCGCCGCCTGAGCTCTACAAGGTGGACCAGAAACGGGTGGTGGGCCTGATCATCGATGCCGAACGGCTCGTGCAGATCCGCACCGCCCGCCTGAGGAACCTGGGGCAGATGCCCAGGGGGAGCTATGCCGATTACGAACGGATCGAAGAGGAACTGGAATTCTGCCGCAGGCTCTACCGACGCAATCCCCAGTGGCTCGTCATTGACGTGACCAAGAAGTCGGTGGAGGAGTCCGCGGCCGAGATCATACAAAAGCTCGGTGGTTAA
- a CDS encoding DNA-binding response regulator — protein sequence MKVLVVEDEKKVSSFIKRGLEEEKYEVDAAFNGEEGLKMALDKGYDLIVLDVMLPKKDGLSVVRELRERKNSTPVLMLTAKDSVEDIVAGLDSGSDDYLTKPFAFAELLARVRALVRRSEQDRGAEIRFADLRLDPVTHKVWRKDKEIDLTAKEYSLLEYFMRNPNQVLTRTMIAEHVWDYTFDSFTNIIDVYVNYLRKKIDRESDKKLIHTVRGVGYILKEED from the coding sequence ATGAAGGTTCTCGTGGTCGAAGATGAGAAGAAGGTGTCCAGCTTCATCAAGCGGGGGCTTGAGGAGGAGAAGTATGAGGTCGATGCCGCGTTCAACGGCGAGGAGGGGCTCAAGATGGCCCTGGACAAGGGCTACGACCTGATCGTTCTCGACGTGATGCTTCCCAAGAAGGATGGCCTCAGCGTGGTACGCGAACTGCGGGAGCGCAAGAACAGCACACCGGTTCTGATGCTGACGGCCAAGGACTCGGTGGAGGATATCGTGGCCGGCCTCGATTCGGGATCCGACGACTACCTGACCAAGCCCTTCGCCTTTGCTGAGCTTCTGGCGCGGGTCCGGGCCCTGGTGCGCCGCAGCGAGCAGGATCGCGGGGCGGAGATCCGCTTTGCCGACCTGCGGCTCGACCCGGTGACCCACAAGGTCTGGCGCAAGGACAAGGAGATCGATCTCACCGCCAAGGAGTATTCGCTGCTCGAGTACTTCATGCGGAATCCCAATCAGGTCCTTACCCGCACCATGATCGCCGAGCACGTGTGGGACTACACCTTTGACAGCTTCACCAATATCATTGATGTCTACGTCAACTACCTGCGCAAGAAGATCGACCGGGAGTCCGACAAGAAGCTCATCCACACCGTCCGCGGTGTGGGCTACATCCTGAAGGAGGAGGATTGA